The Caulobacter sp. FWC26 genome contains a region encoding:
- a CDS encoding thioesterase family protein — translation MTAQSLPGVEIWRGGVNTWDCDEMGHMNVRHYVVRAQEGLIGMAAELGLPHAFSPHANATLLVKEQHIRFLREAHAGAPLYMLGGVIEMSACEARILQLLIHPASGELAATFQTTVVHATPRDGQPFPWPKVARERAEALKVAVPERAQARSLDLSPFTPTANLARADALGLSRIGLGGLLPSDCDVFGRMRTEQFIGRVSDGIGTFIHPFRDVVVEHAEHKPQRMGGAVLEYRIVHLAWPRAGDRIEIRSGLLGTDARTMRVVHWMLDPATGEPWGTSEAVAITFDLDARKVVPVTDAARVALAAHEVKGLAL, via the coding sequence ATGACCGCGCAGTCCCTCCCTGGCGTCGAGATCTGGCGCGGCGGCGTCAACACCTGGGACTGCGACGAGATGGGGCACATGAACGTGCGCCACTACGTCGTGCGCGCCCAGGAAGGGCTGATTGGCATGGCCGCCGAACTGGGCCTGCCCCACGCCTTCTCGCCCCACGCCAATGCGACGCTGCTGGTGAAGGAACAGCACATCCGCTTCCTGCGCGAGGCGCACGCCGGCGCGCCGCTCTACATGCTGGGCGGCGTGATCGAGATGAGCGCGTGCGAGGCGCGGATCCTGCAACTGCTGATCCACCCGGCCTCCGGCGAACTGGCGGCCACGTTCCAGACCACCGTCGTTCATGCCACGCCGCGTGACGGTCAACCGTTTCCCTGGCCGAAGGTCGCCCGCGAACGAGCGGAGGCCCTGAAGGTCGCGGTTCCGGAACGCGCCCAGGCCCGCAGTCTCGACCTGTCGCCCTTCACGCCGACCGCCAATCTCGCCCGCGCCGACGCCTTGGGCTTGTCGCGGATCGGGCTTGGAGGTCTCCTGCCGTCGGATTGCGACGTGTTCGGACGAATGCGCACCGAGCAGTTCATCGGCCGGGTCTCCGACGGCATCGGCACGTTCATCCATCCCTTCCGCGACGTCGTGGTCGAGCACGCCGAGCACAAGCCGCAGCGGATGGGCGGCGCGGTGCTGGAGTACCGGATCGTGCACCTGGCCTGGCCGCGCGCCGGCGATCGCATCGAGATCCGCTCGGGCCTGCTCGGGACCGACGCCCGGACGATGCGCGTGGTCCACTGGATGCTGGACCCCGCCACCGGCGAGCCGTGGGGAACCTCCGAGGCGGTGGCCATCACCTTCGACCTCGACGCGCGCAAGGTGGTGCCGGTCACCGACGCGGCGCGGGTGGCCCTGGCCGCCCATGAGGTGAAGGGGCTGGCTCTCTAA
- a CDS encoding alpha/beta fold hydrolase, giving the protein MDAAVFREPRRRVVAVPGGEIAALEFGPEDRAIDIVFVHANGFNAQTYRTLLSPLAAGLRILAIDQRGHGATTLPADPKGRRSWRDLRDDLVGLLEVLDGPPVVLAGHSMGGTVSLLAAAERPERVKGLLLLDPVIMPWLANLYAKAPWTSGRGFMQLPIAQAALKRRAVFDNREAVFAGYKGRGAFKTWPETMLAEYVAGGVVDAPDGKVRLACAPAWEASNYAAQAHDPWRAIRRVSAPVKILKAQKHSTCRVGDGFARRGRNVRIEMVEGTSHFLPMERPDLVRDALFEMATA; this is encoded by the coding sequence ATGGACGCGGCCGTTTTTCGCGAACCTCGCCGACGTGTCGTGGCCGTGCCCGGCGGCGAGATCGCCGCCCTGGAGTTTGGTCCCGAGGATCGGGCGATCGATATCGTCTTCGTCCACGCCAACGGTTTCAACGCCCAGACCTACCGGACGCTCCTGTCGCCGCTGGCGGCGGGCCTGCGGATTCTTGCGATCGACCAGCGGGGACACGGCGCGACCACCCTGCCGGCTGATCCGAAGGGGCGTCGGTCTTGGCGGGATTTGCGCGACGACCTCGTCGGCCTGCTGGAGGTGTTGGATGGGCCGCCGGTCGTGTTGGCCGGCCACTCGATGGGGGGCACGGTCAGCCTGCTGGCCGCCGCCGAGCGACCCGAGCGGGTCAAGGGCTTGCTGCTGCTGGACCCGGTGATCATGCCGTGGCTGGCCAACCTCTACGCCAAGGCGCCCTGGACCTCCGGCCGGGGCTTCATGCAGCTGCCGATCGCCCAGGCGGCGTTGAAGCGGCGGGCCGTGTTCGATAATCGCGAGGCGGTTTTCGCAGGCTACAAGGGGCGCGGCGCCTTCAAGACGTGGCCCGAGACGATGCTCGCCGAATATGTCGCCGGCGGCGTGGTCGATGCGCCGGACGGCAAGGTGCGCTTGGCTTGCGCGCCAGCCTGGGAGGCGTCGAACTACGCGGCGCAGGCGCATGATCCCTGGCGCGCGATTCGACGCGTCTCTGCGCCGGTGAAGATCCTGAAGGCCCAGAAGCACTCGACATGCCGCGTGGGCGACGGCTTCGCGCGCCGGGGGCGGAACGTCCGTATCGAGATGGTCGAGGGCACGAGCCACTTCCTGCCCATGGAGCGGCCCGATCTGGTGCGCGACGCGCTATTCGAGATGGCGACGGCTTAG
- a CDS encoding DUF488 family protein: MNPLATIGYETDTQSGMIDRLKAADVELVIDVRAVASSRKAGFSKTLLAGGLKDQGVDYLHLRDLGTPKPGRDAARTGRIDEMRQIFEAQLEEPAAVLALAQATALAKTKRIALLCYEDDPNCCHRRIVADRIRERLKCEVVDL, from the coding sequence ATGAATCCGCTGGCCACCATCGGCTACGAGACCGACACGCAGAGCGGGATGATCGACCGACTGAAAGCCGCCGACGTCGAACTGGTGATCGATGTCCGCGCCGTCGCCAGCTCGCGCAAGGCCGGGTTCTCGAAGACGCTGCTGGCCGGCGGCCTGAAAGACCAGGGCGTCGACTATCTCCACCTGCGAGACCTGGGCACGCCCAAGCCGGGGCGCGACGCCGCCCGGACTGGGCGGATCGACGAGATGCGCCAGATCTTCGAGGCGCAACTGGAGGAACCCGCCGCGGTGCTGGCCTTGGCTCAGGCGACGGCGCTGGCCAAAACAAAAAGGATCGCCCTCCTTTGCTACGAGGACGATCCCAATTGCTGCCATCGCCGCATCGTCGCCGACCGCATTCGCGAACGGCTGAAGTGCGAGGTGGTGGACCTCTAG
- a CDS encoding SH3 domain-containing protein, with product MTTRKTPATALALAAVLGAGLTAAPAPVLAQQSKPLGGIFGCEGSGKKQEGGALIGAAAGALLGSKVAKNEKTLGALVGAAAGAAAGAYIGCRMQSTDAALAEQATKKALETGVSQTWSNSRTGNSGRISVVSSSYGPPIDGRNIRYAQGVQSLPSLAATAGAYTAASTVNLRAGPSTKTAVVGKLAAGETFDAIGQAPTGGWVLVGRSGFGVGYAAASLVRPSGQLAASCRIIDAAVSGGGQATSTQRYSACRDNRGEWQLTQA from the coding sequence ATGACGACGCGCAAGACCCCCGCTACGGCCCTGGCCCTCGCCGCCGTCCTGGGCGCTGGCCTGACGGCCGCACCGGCCCCCGTGCTGGCCCAGCAGTCCAAGCCGCTCGGCGGGATCTTCGGATGCGAAGGCTCGGGCAAGAAGCAGGAAGGCGGCGCCCTGATCGGCGCGGCGGCCGGTGCGCTGCTGGGCAGCAAGGTCGCCAAGAACGAAAAGACCCTGGGCGCGCTCGTTGGCGCGGCCGCCGGCGCCGCAGCTGGCGCCTATATCGGTTGCCGGATGCAGTCGACCGACGCGGCCCTCGCCGAACAGGCCACCAAGAAGGCGCTGGAGACGGGCGTCTCCCAAACCTGGAGCAACAGCCGCACAGGCAATTCGGGCCGCATCAGCGTGGTCTCGTCCAGCTATGGCCCGCCGATCGACGGCCGCAACATCCGCTACGCCCAGGGCGTGCAGAGCCTGCCCAGCCTGGCGGCGACCGCCGGCGCCTATACGGCCGCTTCGACCGTGAACCTGCGCGCGGGGCCTTCCACCAAGACCGCCGTGGTCGGCAAGCTGGCGGCCGGCGAGACGTTCGACGCCATCGGCCAGGCGCCGACGGGCGGTTGGGTGCTTGTGGGCCGCAGCGGTTTTGGCGTCGGCTACGCGGCCGCCTCGCTGGTGCGTCCCAGCGGCCAGCTGGCGGCCAGCTGCCGGATCATCGACGCGGCGGTCTCGGGCGGCGGCCAGGCGACCTCGACCCAGCGCTACAGCGCCTGCCGCGACAATCGCGGCGAATGGCAGCTGACCCAGGCCTAG
- a CDS encoding crotonase/enoyl-CoA hydratase family protein, translating to MSNQDQTNYSCFKVEIEAGVAHIQLKRPEAMNTMTRAFWNELPAIVKDIDDNARARCIVISSTGKHFSAGMDLSVFTDDEGVTARQDADRWVAAESFRRFVHHLQDTFSCLDKARMPVIVAIQGGCIGGAVDFISACDIRYATTDAFFSIQEINIGMTADVGTFPRLCKLIPEGWVRELAYTGRRLPGQRARDIGLVNEVFDTHEEVVAHALATAREIAEKSPLAVAGSKVMINYARDHTIADGLDYIATWQTGMFSGPHMAEAFAAKAQKRDAVYPDLLPLKKKM from the coding sequence ATGAGCAACCAGGATCAGACGAACTATAGCTGTTTCAAGGTCGAGATCGAGGCTGGCGTTGCGCACATCCAGTTGAAACGCCCGGAAGCCATGAACACCATGACCCGGGCGTTCTGGAACGAGCTTCCCGCGATTGTGAAAGACATCGACGACAACGCCCGGGCGCGCTGCATCGTAATCTCCTCGACCGGCAAGCACTTCAGCGCCGGCATGGACCTGTCGGTGTTCACAGACGACGAGGGCGTCACCGCCCGTCAGGACGCAGACCGGTGGGTGGCCGCCGAGAGCTTCCGCCGCTTCGTCCATCACCTGCAGGACACCTTCAGCTGCCTCGACAAGGCGAGGATGCCGGTGATCGTCGCTATCCAGGGCGGCTGCATCGGCGGCGCGGTCGACTTCATCAGCGCCTGCGACATCCGCTACGCGACCACCGACGCCTTCTTCTCGATCCAGGAGATCAACATCGGCATGACCGCCGATGTCGGCACCTTCCCGCGTCTGTGCAAGCTGATCCCCGAGGGTTGGGTGCGGGAGCTGGCCTACACGGGCCGCCGCCTGCCAGGACAGCGGGCCCGCGACATCGGCCTCGTCAACGAAGTGTTCGACACCCATGAGGAGGTCGTCGCCCACGCCCTGGCCACCGCCCGCGAGATCGCCGAGAAGTCGCCGCTGGCCGTGGCCGGCAGCAAGGTGATGATCAACTACGCCCGCGACCACACCATCGCCGACGGCCTCGACTACATCGCCACCTGGCAGACGGGCATGTTCTCGGGTCCGCACATGGCCGAGGCCTTCGCGGCGAAGGCGCAGAAGCGGGATGCGGTGTATCCGGACCTGCTGCCGCTGAAGAAGAAGATGTAG
- a CDS encoding alpha/beta hydrolase — MMSRLSWIAAAGALALAGLGGAAHAAAPQFKPSACMGDYKDAARQTRCGTLIVDETRGDPKSRRIKVAVAIVKASAPKPGQPPVVYLHGGPGGSALDGLPQMLKSKAALEYVAVDQDWIFIDQRGGGQSDPNLNCPGANLTDAGPPTEKDAQAIIACLKAFQAKGVNLSRYNAVEVAKDVQDLRQVLKLPLIDLFGGSYGTRIEAAIQAHAPQGVRAVVQDSPWPPEADWTVGGPAMVSSSIDIVMAKCAKVAECAKRYPDLKAKLAVVAERWLAGPQTINGKTYTADDLGGYLMDASYFTASVLPRDLWKIIEGDVSPVAEFVESRDYYSEGQFMTHLCKEEIPFEARAAVADGTEKDPVARLMVASMQRIHDVCAAIDVGPISKLEQQPVKTAIPTLFLAAEIDPGCPPELTKAAAKGYEGSQVVIVTNATHGVSRHPCARKMIRSFFLDPTQPVDRSCLPAADTPMVFNYAG; from the coding sequence ATGATGTCGCGTCTGTCCTGGATCGCCGCCGCCGGCGCCTTGGCCCTGGCGGGTTTGGGGGGCGCGGCTCACGCCGCCGCGCCGCAGTTCAAGCCGTCCGCGTGTATGGGTGACTACAAGGACGCCGCGCGGCAAACGCGTTGCGGGACTCTGATCGTCGACGAGACGCGCGGTGATCCCAAGAGCCGTCGCATCAAGGTCGCGGTGGCGATCGTCAAGGCCAGCGCGCCCAAGCCCGGTCAGCCGCCGGTCGTCTACCTGCATGGCGGTCCTGGCGGTTCGGCGCTCGACGGGTTGCCGCAGATGCTCAAGAGCAAGGCCGCCCTGGAGTATGTCGCGGTCGATCAGGACTGGATCTTCATCGACCAGCGCGGCGGCGGCCAGTCGGATCCCAACCTCAACTGTCCAGGTGCGAACCTAACCGACGCAGGCCCGCCGACCGAGAAGGACGCCCAGGCCATCATCGCCTGTCTGAAGGCCTTCCAGGCCAAGGGCGTGAACCTGTCGCGCTACAACGCCGTCGAGGTCGCCAAGGACGTTCAGGACCTGCGCCAGGTGCTGAAGCTGCCGCTGATCGACCTCTTTGGCGGCTCGTATGGCACCCGCATCGAGGCGGCGATCCAGGCCCATGCGCCGCAGGGCGTGCGCGCGGTGGTGCAGGACTCGCCTTGGCCGCCCGAGGCTGACTGGACCGTTGGCGGCCCGGCCATGGTCTCAAGCTCGATCGATATCGTGATGGCCAAGTGCGCCAAGGTCGCCGAGTGCGCCAAACGCTATCCCGACCTCAAGGCCAAGCTGGCGGTCGTCGCCGAGCGTTGGCTGGCCGGGCCCCAGACGATCAACGGCAAGACCTACACGGCCGATGATCTTGGCGGCTATCTGATGGACGCCAGCTACTTCACCGCCAGCGTCCTGCCGCGCGACCTCTGGAAGATCATCGAGGGTGACGTGTCGCCCGTGGCCGAGTTCGTCGAGAGCCGCGACTACTACAGCGAGGGCCAGTTCATGACCCACCTGTGCAAGGAAGAAATCCCGTTCGAGGCCCGCGCTGCGGTGGCGGACGGGACCGAAAAGGACCCCGTGGCCCGCCTGATGGTCGCCTCGATGCAGCGTATTCATGACGTCTGCGCCGCCATCGATGTCGGCCCGATTTCCAAGCTCGAGCAGCAGCCGGTCAAGACCGCGATCCCGACCCTGTTCCTGGCCGCCGAGATCGACCCCGGCTGCCCGCCGGAACTGACCAAGGCCGCCGCCAAGGGATACGAGGGCTCGCAGGTGGTCATCGTCACCAACGCCACCCACGGCGTCAGCCGCCATCCCTGCGCGCGCAAGATGATCCGCAGCTTCTTCCTGGATCCGACCCAGCCGGTGGACCGCAGCTGCCTGCCGGCAGCGGATACGCCGATGGTGTTCAACTACGCCGGCTGA
- a CDS encoding MipA/OmpV family protein: MIALRKLANHSLIGLGVCAAATSAVAQGRAPDRAVIGIAAVYTPGYQGGDDYRLMPFPVIDVTYGRFFASGRKGLGYTVIDGPVAKVSAGATYVPGYRRRDAPVGIGRLDGGAGLRVAADMRLGGVLASVGGTKVVSGDVDGALLDASLAYPIRVSDRLSVTPSVSATRADAQYNRAYFGISAAQAAASKLPTYRPGGGVKDVSMSLGANYRLTDKVSLGATASLSRLTGDARKSPIVVDPTQPSGVLSVSYRF, encoded by the coding sequence ATGATCGCCCTCCGCAAGCTCGCCAATCACAGCCTGATCGGTCTGGGGGTCTGCGCCGCAGCGACCTCTGCGGTCGCTCAAGGCCGAGCGCCGGACCGCGCCGTGATCGGGATCGCCGCCGTCTACACGCCCGGCTATCAAGGCGGTGACGACTATCGCCTGATGCCCTTTCCGGTGATCGACGTGACCTATGGCCGCTTCTTCGCGAGCGGCCGTAAGGGCCTAGGCTATACCGTGATCGACGGACCGGTGGCGAAGGTCAGCGCGGGCGCGACCTATGTGCCCGGCTACCGACGACGCGACGCGCCGGTCGGTATCGGGCGCCTGGACGGCGGCGCGGGACTGCGCGTGGCGGCTGACATGCGGCTGGGCGGCGTCCTGGCTTCGGTGGGCGGCACCAAGGTGGTGTCGGGCGACGTCGACGGGGCCCTGTTGGACGCCAGTCTCGCCTATCCGATCCGGGTTTCGGACCGCCTGAGCGTCACGCCCAGCGTGTCGGCCACCCGGGCCGACGCCCAGTATAACCGCGCCTATTTCGGGATCAGCGCCGCCCAGGCTGCCGCCTCGAAGCTGCCGACCTATCGTCCGGGCGGCGGTGTCAAGGATGTCTCGATGTCGCTCGGCGCCAACTACCGGCTTACCGACAAGGTCAGCCTGGGCGCGACGGCCAGCCTGAGCCGATTGACGGGTGACGCGCGCAAGAGCCCGATCGTCGTCGATCCCACCCAACCCTCGGGCGTGCTGTCGGTTTCCTATCGGTTCTAG
- a CDS encoding pentapeptide repeat-containing protein, with protein sequence MPSAVPSRPSLVRRIHPSVVREVLEAHARYLKGVPNGRRAGLQYVNLSHYELDGADLREADLTGALLHGASLRDARLSGATLYGTDLRDTDLRGADLSRCDMRGACLRGANLGGANLSNCDLREGVTAVRDEEKGLRILDHAQRPGELDYALLQGANLNGAQMSGAFARQADFRDADLSNVSLEGAKLNNAVMDGANLSGANLHNADLSKASLRRAVLVGVDVSGANLTAADLSDVLRAPPPIIYIDDLPLGEVLEAHELFCKSEGREGKIANVSEVDFRPLRRLKNRRLSGLSAPNAVFFGMDLEGVQLQGANLSGADLRGAKLRGADLRGARLVGAQLCRADLSDAKLGPLKIDEDRVIRSDLTRAVLRGANLRGASLPRARLIEADLSGAKLDGADLGGAEMPAGFRP encoded by the coding sequence ATGCCATCCGCCGTGCCCTCACGACCGAGCCTGGTTCGTCGCATCCACCCATCGGTGGTGCGCGAGGTGCTGGAGGCGCACGCCCGTTATCTGAAGGGGGTGCCCAACGGGCGTCGCGCAGGGCTGCAATACGTCAATCTCAGCCATTACGAGCTGGACGGCGCCGACCTGCGCGAGGCCGATCTCACCGGGGCGCTGCTGCACGGCGCGTCGCTGCGCGACGCGCGGCTGAGCGGCGCGACGCTGTACGGAACCGATCTGCGGGATACCGATCTGCGCGGCGCCGACCTTTCGCGCTGCGACATGCGCGGCGCCTGCCTGCGCGGGGCCAACCTCGGCGGGGCCAACCTCTCCAACTGCGATCTGCGCGAAGGCGTCACGGCCGTGCGGGACGAGGAGAAGGGGCTGCGAATTCTCGACCATGCCCAGCGGCCGGGCGAGCTGGACTATGCTCTGCTGCAGGGGGCCAATCTCAATGGCGCTCAGATGTCTGGCGCGTTCGCGCGTCAGGCCGACTTCAGGGATGCGGATCTCTCGAATGTCTCCCTGGAGGGCGCGAAGCTCAACAACGCCGTGATGGACGGGGCCAACCTGTCCGGCGCCAATCTGCACAACGCGGACCTGTCCAAGGCCTCGCTGCGCCGGGCTGTCCTGGTGGGCGTCGATGTCAGCGGGGCTAATCTGACCGCCGCCGACCTTAGCGACGTCCTGCGCGCGCCGCCGCCGATCATCTATATCGACGACCTGCCCTTGGGCGAGGTTCTGGAAGCGCACGAACTGTTCTGCAAGTCCGAAGGCCGCGAGGGCAAGATCGCCAATGTTTCCGAGGTTGACTTCCGTCCCCTGCGCCGCCTGAAGAATCGGCGTCTCAGCGGCCTGTCGGCTCCAAACGCGGTATTCTTCGGCATGGACCTGGAGGGCGTGCAATTGCAGGGCGCCAATCTGTCTGGCGCGGACCTGCGTGGGGCCAAGCTTCGCGGCGCTGACCTTCGCGGCGCGCGGCTGGTCGGGGCGCAGCTGTGCCGGGCGGACCTGTCGGACGCCAAGCTGGGTCCGCTGAAGATCGACGAGGATCGCGTGATCCGGAGCGATCTGACCCGTGCGGTTCTTCGGGGAGCGAACCTGCGCGGCGCCAGCTTGCCCCGCGCCAGGCTGATCGAGGCGGACCTGTCCGGGGCGAAACTCGACGGGGCCGACCTGGGCGGCGCCGAAATGCCGGCGGGTTTCCGCCCTTAG
- a CDS encoding CHAP domain-containing protein: MTKRTRTLLGSLAAAAMISLVPMSGANADGYWQCVPFARLMSGIQIFGDARTWWGQAAGKYDTGSTPKIGSVLSFKPTARMNLGHVAFVSQVLTDRVIQVTHANWSVIEGDRGQIEKDVTVVDVSPNGDWTQVKVWYDPIRDLGTTVYPTNGFIYQDAQAMKIAMATSKIALAQNAVVSAAKSAANQVAASVRASPLDIISQAADSTDRIAALIEAATGGGSPSNDASNKPNAPR, from the coding sequence ATGACGAAACGGACGAGGACCCTTCTGGGTTCCCTGGCCGCCGCCGCCATGATCAGCCTTGTGCCGATGTCCGGCGCGAACGCTGACGGCTACTGGCAGTGCGTGCCGTTCGCGCGTCTGATGTCGGGTATCCAGATTTTCGGTGACGCCCGCACGTGGTGGGGCCAAGCCGCCGGAAAATACGATACTGGGTCGACCCCCAAGATCGGTTCGGTCCTTTCCTTCAAGCCCACCGCCCGCATGAACCTTGGTCATGTGGCCTTCGTCAGCCAGGTGCTGACCGATCGCGTCATTCAGGTCACCCACGCCAACTGGTCTGTGATCGAAGGCGATCGCGGTCAGATCGAGAAGGACGTCACGGTCGTCGACGTTTCGCCCAACGGCGACTGGACCCAGGTCAAGGTCTGGTACGATCCGATCCGCGATCTCGGCACCACGGTCTATCCGACCAATGGTTTCATCTATCAGGACGCCCAGGCGATGAAGATCGCCATGGCCACCAGCAAGATCGCCCTGGCCCAGAACGCCGTGGTCTCGGCCGCCAAGTCCGCCGCCAATCAGGTCGCCGCCTCGGTCCGCGCCTCGCCGCTGGACATCATCAGCCAGGCCGCCGACTCGACCGACCGCATCGCGGCTCTGATCGAGGCCGCCACGGGCGGTGGTTCGCCCTCGAACGACGCCAGCAACAAGCCCAACGCGCCCCGTTAA
- a CDS encoding acyltransferase has protein sequence MPDAAHIRPLTALRFFAAFWVVLYHYWPNLDVGFTPAIASKGYLGVEAFFVLSGFILCHVYLSGFGEGRFRYGDFLWNRLARVYPLHLATLVGVGAMALAATMAGLAVDPNILSWPSLPANLLLVHAWGFAPVAGWNHASWSISAEWFAYLTFPVFAFAAWRLRERPLVAVLGALALISVIYPVFQTLAGFSLTEATIRWGALRIVPCFAYGCALHALWRSGRFPARLAGLGAAALGLATLLAIHAGAPDLGIVMLLGGLIFMLASLASAGSRFASQKVFVYLGEISYSTYMICIPWKILAINAATKILNIDSDKLPLFVWLVIVAALVPLSAISFHIIENPCRERMKTWAAAWRSRRLAVAGA, from the coding sequence ATGCCCGACGCCGCCCACATAAGGCCGCTTACGGCCCTTCGATTCTTCGCCGCGTTCTGGGTCGTGCTTTATCATTACTGGCCCAACCTCGACGTCGGCTTCACCCCGGCGATCGCGTCCAAAGGCTATCTCGGCGTCGAAGCGTTCTTCGTCCTGTCGGGCTTCATTCTCTGCCATGTGTATCTGAGCGGTTTCGGGGAAGGGCGCTTTCGCTATGGCGACTTCCTCTGGAACCGTCTGGCGCGGGTCTATCCGCTGCATCTGGCGACGTTGGTCGGCGTCGGCGCGATGGCTTTGGCCGCGACAATGGCGGGTCTCGCTGTAGACCCCAACATTCTGTCCTGGCCCTCTCTGCCGGCGAACCTGCTGCTGGTTCACGCCTGGGGTTTCGCGCCTGTCGCGGGCTGGAATCACGCCTCGTGGTCGATCTCGGCGGAGTGGTTCGCCTATCTGACCTTTCCGGTCTTCGCCTTCGCGGCCTGGCGCTTGCGCGAGCGGCCGCTCGTCGCCGTGCTGGGCGCCTTGGCCCTGATCTCCGTGATCTACCCGGTGTTTCAGACCCTGGCGGGCTTCTCCCTGACCGAGGCCACTATCCGCTGGGGCGCGCTGCGCATCGTGCCGTGCTTCGCCTACGGCTGCGCCCTCCATGCCTTGTGGCGCTCGGGACGATTCCCCGCGCGTCTGGCGGGTCTCGGCGCGGCGGCGTTGGGCTTGGCGACTCTGCTCGCCATTCATGCGGGCGCCCCGGATTTGGGCATCGTCATGCTTCTGGGGGGGCTGATCTTCATGCTCGCCAGCCTCGCTTCGGCGGGGTCGCGATTCGCCTCGCAAAAGGTCTTCGTTTATCTCGGCGAGATCAGCTACTCGACCTACATGATCTGCATCCCGTGGAAGATCCTGGCGATCAATGCGGCGACCAAAATCTTGAATATCGATAGCGACAAGTTGCCGCTGTTTGTCTGGCTGGTGATTGTCGCCGCGCTAGTCCCGCTGTCGGCGATTTCGTTCCATATCATCGAGAATCCGTGCCGCGAGCGCATGAAAACTTGGGCTGCGGCATGGCGGAGCCGGCGTCTCGCCGTGGCGGGCGCCTGA
- a CDS encoding TerC family protein, with the protein MNEILSLAADPAAWAALVTLVVMEVVLGIDNLIFISILSNKLPEEHRQKVRRIGISLALIMRLILLSTIAFIVGLTAPVFDLGISGPVGTHGEPGFETAFSWRDLILIAGGVFLIWKATKEIHHAVDPGKSDDVLEKDKTTVVINNVGSAIFQIILLDLVFSIDSILTAVGMTDHLPIMVIAVLVAVTVMLLAADPLANFINANPTVVMLALGFLLMIGTVLIAEGFGAHVPKGYIYTAMAFSAGVEGLNMLSRRRDAKKQP; encoded by the coding sequence ATGAACGAAATCCTTAGCCTTGCCGCTGACCCGGCCGCGTGGGCCGCCCTCGTCACGCTCGTCGTGATGGAGGTGGTGCTGGGTATCGACAACCTGATCTTCATCTCGATCCTGTCCAACAAGCTGCCGGAAGAACACCGGCAGAAAGTCCGGCGGATCGGTATCTCTCTGGCGCTGATCATGCGCCTGATCCTGCTGTCGACGATCGCCTTTATCGTCGGCCTTACCGCGCCGGTCTTCGATCTCGGGATCAGCGGTCCCGTCGGGACGCATGGCGAACCCGGCTTCGAGACGGCCTTCTCCTGGCGCGATCTGATCCTGATCGCCGGCGGCGTCTTCCTGATTTGGAAAGCGACCAAGGAAATCCACCACGCGGTGGATCCGGGCAAGAGCGACGACGTGCTGGAGAAGGACAAGACCACTGTGGTGATCAACAACGTCGGCTCGGCGATCTTCCAGATCATCCTGCTGGACCTGGTGTTCTCGATCGACTCGATCCTGACCGCCGTGGGCATGACCGATCACCTGCCGATCATGGTCATCGCCGTTCTGGTCGCCGTAACCGTGATGCTGCTGGCCGCCGATCCGCTGGCCAACTTCATCAACGCCAATCCGACCGTGGTCATGCTGGCCCTGGGCTTCCTGCTGATGATCGGCACCGTGCTGATCGCCGAAGGCTTCGGCGCCCACGTGCCGAAGGGCTACATCTACACGGCCATGGCCTTCTCGGCCGGGGTCGAGGGCCTGAACATGCTGTCACGCAGACGCGACGCCAAGAAACAGCCCTAG